The sequence below is a genomic window from Sinorhizobium terangae.
GGGTGCGCTCGACCATTTTCCGGCGAGAATACGCCGCAATGGATGGGTGATCGCCAATTTTGTCGATTTGCCTAACGGTTGGCAGAAGAGACGTGGAAAAAACATTCTGACCGCGGTTGGCCGCCTGACACGCCAAAAGGGGTTCGACCTTTTGTTGGAGGCATTCTCAAAGGTTGCTGCCAGCCATCCGGAATGGAAATTGGTGATTTGGGGCGAAGGCGATCAAAGGCGCAGCCTGGAGGCATTGCGAGACGCCCTCGGCCTGCAAGAGCGAGTGGAAATGCCGGGGTTGACCAAACGGCCGGGGCTTTGGATCGAAAACGCAGACGTCTTTGTCCTGTCTTCACGCTACGAGGGGTGGGGGATTGTCCTGCTGGAGGCGATGGCTGCGGGCTTGCCCGTCGTTTCCTACGAATGCGATTGGGGGCCGCGCGCCATGATAACGCATGGCAGCGACGGCATATTGGTCCCGAGGGAGGATGTCGAAGCCCTTGCGGAGTCACTCGAAAGAGTAATGGCGGATCGTGACCTTAGGGAACGGCTGGGGGCAAGGGCGGAGGCGAGCGCCAAAAAGTACATGCCCGAGCAGATACTCGCCAAATGGGATGGGCTCGTCTCCTGCGCGCTGAAGCGGGCGTCGAAGGTGCACCTGCCGGTGCCTGATAACGTCGTCTGATCGGGGTGCCCTGTCGTGGCTACTGCGCGGCGCAGGTCTGCAAACCTGGAGGCCCGAATACCTGAAGTCTTCTGGGCACACATCCGCAATAAGCAACGGCCCTGCTGGCGGCCGGTCGGCCTTACGAGACGCGATCGAGCGAGGGTGATCGCGCCGCGGCTGATTGCGACTATTTCGATTTGATCTGCGTGAATGCGACGGCATCGATCTTGCCGTCCTTCAAGCGATAGACCAGCGACTGCGATATCTGCGCATCTGCGCTGGCTCCTTCATGAGCGTAGCGAACCAGGCCGCTCTCCGGAGCATTGCCGAAGCGTTGGTGAAGGGATGCTTTGTCATCGCCGAGCGTCGGTACCGGAATCGTCCAGTCGGCAAGATCGAATTGCCCTTTGTCGCAATCGGGTTGATCCTCGGCCACCTCCTCGACCGCAATCATATTGACGACTTGTCCCGCCCCGGATCCGGCCTGCATGTCATTGGCAATGAACCAGACATCGCGCTGAGCGGATTGTGAGGCAAACGTGTAGCACAGCCAGCCGACGGCAACATCCCCGGCCGAGCGGATCCGCACTTCACCGCCGAATGCAGCTTTGATGTCGTCGAGCGTCGTCTTGTCGAGGACGATGGTGATGGTCGGTGCCTTGACCTCCTCGACGAATGGCTGCTCGAAATTATACGTCGGCGCCTCTGCGGTCTGGCCACCAAGGATCATCGAAGGCAAGCCTGAAAGCCTGCTGTCCTTGGCCGACATGCTGCCGGCAGAGGAGAGGAGGAGGGCCGTCGCCAGGGCGCCCGTCAGCAGCCGCGTCGAGACGACGTGGCCTTCATCACTGGCGGCTATCTTCGCAATCTTCTTCGGCATCGCGGCTTCCCCCTCCTTGATCACCAAATCGTCCACCGAAAAAACTATGCGCGCAACGGCCGGTTTCAAGTCCTCAGCGGCCACACCGCCTGCACGAAATACTGATACCGTATGGCACGGGAACGAAGGGCAGAACGGCCCTACAGCGCCGTGCGTCCTTTAGGACGCACAAAGGACGCTGTACTCTTTGATTCCACGCATCGTGCTTTTCCGAAAATCGGGTCCGATTTTCGGGCCGATGCGCTAGACGAGCGTGTCCCGCGAATTCGATTGATGATAAACCGGATCGAGCAGAATGGCGTCGGGTTATGATATTTTATTAGGCATCTGCTATGCAGGATAGGGTGTAGGCTAACCGCCTCCTGGTTATCGTCGCAATGGGAAAGGCCGGGTCTTCATGCATGCAGCTTCACGTCATTGCAGGAACGGCGTGGTTCTCGCCTTCTTCGTCCTGTCTTTCCAGTTGATTTTTGCGCTCACCGGCCCTCTGGCCGCGCAAGAACCGGCGGCCGCGCCGCCGCCGGCCAAGGTACAGCAACTGATCGAATTGCTCGACGATCCGGAGGTTCGCCAATGGCTGAC
It includes:
- a CDS encoding glycosyltransferase family 4 protein, which gives rise to MNESADSRTFGLAAFAGARITIVVPGLGAGGTEHVVNVVSNHWNGLGCKVTLITLEPPDARPYYDFDPRIAVVRLGVPPRRATKMRSSFLVLQRFQRLRAAIRRSRPDLVISFLTRTNVLTLLATIGFAAPVIVSERNNPTLQPLGPFWRWLQRCLYPRAFGLVTMTQGALDHFPARIRRNGWVIANFVDLPNGWQKRRGKNILTAVGRLTRQKGFDLLLEAFSKVAASHPEWKLVIWGEGDQRRSLEALRDALGLQERVEMPGLTKRPGLWIENADVFVLSSRYEGWGIVLLEAMAAGLPVVSYECDWGPRAMITHGSDGILVPREDVEALAESLERVMADRDLRERLGARAEASAKKYMPEQILAKWDGLVSCALKRASKVHLPVPDNVV